In Euphorbia lathyris chromosome 10, ddEupLath1.1, whole genome shotgun sequence, a single genomic region encodes these proteins:
- the LOC136208806 gene encoding catalase-2: MDPYKFRPSSAYNSAFFTTSSGAPVWNNNSSLTVGARGPILLEDYHLVEKLANFDRERIPERVVHARGASAKGFFQVTHDISHLTCADFLRTPGVQTPVIVRFSTVIHERGSPETLRDPRGFAVKFYTREGNFDLVGNNFPVFFIRDGMKFPDMVHALKPNPKSHIQETWRILDFFSHHPESLHMFTFLFDDIGVPQDYRHMDGSGVNTYTLINKAGKAHYVKFHWKPTCGVKSLLEEEAIKIGGANHSHATQDLYDSIAAGNYPEWKLFIQIIDPAEEDKFDFDPLDVTKTWPEDIFPMIPVGRLVLNKNIDNFFAENEQIAFCPSIVVPGVYYSDDKLLQTRIFSYSDTQRHRLGPNYLQLPVNAPKCAHHNNHHEGFMNFMHRDEEVNYFPSRYDQVRHAEKYPIPPTICTGKREKTIISKENNFKQPGERYRSFCPDRKERFIRRWVEALSDPRITYEIRSIWISYWSQADKSLGQKIASHLNMRPTM; the protein is encoded by the exons GGCCGATTCTGCTGGAGGATTATCATTTGGTGGAGAAGCTAGCAAATTTCGACAGAGAGAGAATTCCAGAGCGAGTTGTTCATGCGAGAGGTGCGAGTGCAAAAGGATTCTTCCAAGTTACACATGATATAAGCCATCTCACCTGTGCGGACTTTCTTCGAACACCTGGTGTGCAAACTCCTGTTATCGTCAGATTTTCTACTGTTATTCATGAACGCGGCAGCCCTGAAACTCTCCGAGACCCTAGAGGTTTTGCTGTCAAGTTCTACACTAGAGAG GGCAATTTCGATCTAGTGGGAAACAATTTTCCAGTGTTCTTCATTCGTGATGGGATGAAGTTTCCTGATATGGTTCATGCTCTGAAACCAAATCCAAAGTCGCACATTCAAGAAACTTGGAGGATACTTGACTTCTTCTCTCACCATCCTGAAAGCCTCCACATGTTCACCTTTCTATTCGACGATATCGGAGTTCCACAGGATTACAG GCATATGGACGGCTCTGGTGTTAACACCTATACTTTGATCAACAAGGCAGGAAAAGCACACTATGTGAAATTCCATTGGAAACCAACTTGTGGAGTTAAGAGTTtattagaagaagaagccataAAAATTGGTGGAGCAAACCACAGTCATGCTACTCAGGATCTTTATGATTCAATTGCAGCTGGAAATTATCCAGAATGGAAGCTTTTCATTCAAATAATTGATCCGGCAGAGGAAGACAAGTTCGATTTTGATCCGCTCGATGTTACGAAGACTTGGCCTGAAGATATATTTCCAATGATTCCTGTTGGTCGtttggttttgaacaagaaCATTGATAATTTCTTTGCAGAGAATGAACAGATTGCGTTTTGCCCGTCTATTGTGGTGCCCGGTGTGTATTATTCGGATGATAAGTTGCTTCAGACGAGGATTTTCTCGTATTCTGATACGCAAAGGCATCGGCTTGGACCGAATTACTTGCAGCTTCCAGTAAATGCTCCGAAATGTGCTCATCACAACAATCACCATGAaggtttcatgaattttatgCACAGAGATGAAGAG GTCAATTACTTCCCTTCAAGGTATGATCAGGTTCGTCATGCTGAGAAGTACCCGATTCCTCCAACTATTTGTACCGGGAAGCGCGAAAAG aCTATCATTTCAAAGGAGAATAACTTTAAGCAGCCTGGAGAAAGATACCGTTCTTTTTGCCCAGACAG GAAAGAGCGGTTTATTAGACGGTGGGTTGAAGCGTTATCTGACCCAAGAATTACCTACGAAATCCGAAGTATTTGGATCTCGTACTGGTCTCAG GCTGACAAGTCTCTGGGCCAGAAAATAGCTTCTCACCTCAACATGAGGCCCACCATGTGA